Part of the Gammaproteobacteria bacterium genome is shown below.
TCGATTTCCTTCGCAAACCATTCATCGCCGCGGTTCGCCAGTTCGCGATCGCAGCCCATTTCCCTGGCCGTCGCGGCCTGGCCTTCCAGCTCGCAGATCACGCGCGCTCCGTCGCGACGCAGCGCCGCGATGGTTCCAGCGGCGGCCGCCACGTCCCCGGTACGGACGAACACCCCGCGACGAACCCCGTCCCCGTCCGCATCGGACAGTGCGCAAAGCGTCTTCAGGTCGGTACTGAAACCGTTGGCGGGACGCGCCCGCCCGAATGCCGCACCGATGTCGTCGTAGCGCCCACCCCGGGCGACCTCGTATCCGATACCGGGCTGATACGCGGCGAACACCACGCCCGTGTGGTAGTGGTAACCACGCAACTCGGCGAGATCGAAATGCAGATCCACATTGGTTCGCCTGTCGCGCAATCCCCCGGCGAGTCGCTCCAGATGGTCGATGATCTCCAGCACCGGCCGGCCGCCCCCCCGGAGAACGCGCCTTGCCTCGTCCAGCACCTCGTCGCCACCATCCAGCGAGGCGAGCGAAACCAGCATCTCCCGAAGTCCGGCCGGCAGCTTCAGTCCCCCAAGGGTTTCCTCCAACTCCGGGCAGGCCTTGCGCTGCAGCAGATCGAAGAGTACATACTCGTCGCGAACCTCGAGTCCGGCCTGGCGAATCAGGTTCCTGAAGATGCCGACATGTCCGAGGTCCATGTAGATGTCTCTGAGCCCTGCGGCCTCCAGGGTCTCCAGCATCAGGCCGATGAT
Proteins encoded:
- a CDS encoding ATP phosphoribosyltransferase regulatory subunit, with the translated sequence MIPGERWLLPEGIEESLPEQARRLERLRRKLLDLYHAWGYELVLTPFIEYLESLLIGTSSDLDLQTFKLTDQINGRMMGVRADMTPQVARIDAHVLQRDAPARLCYLGTVLRTRPDSAGGTRSPMQVGAELYGHTGLDSDLEIIGLMLETLEAAGLRDIYMDLGHVGIFRNLIRQAGLEVRDEYVLFDLLQRKACPELEETLGGLKLPAGLREMLVSLASLDGGDEVLDEARRVLRGGGRPVLEIIDHLERLAGGLRDRRTNVDLHFDLAELRGYHYHTGVVFAAYQPGIGYEVARGGRYDDIGAAFGRARPANGFSTDLKTLCALSDADGDGVRRGVFVRTGDVAAAAGTIAALRRDGARVICELEGQAATAREMGCDRELANRGDEWFAKEIE